ACACCAACCTGGTGATCCGCGCCGCGCACGCCCTCGCCGGTTACGCCGGGGTGCTGCCGCACGCCCGGCTGCACCTGCGCAAGCAGATCCCGCTCGCCGGCGGGCTGGCCGGCGGCAGTGCCGACGCGGCCGCCGCGCTGGTGGCCTGCGACGCGCTCTGGGGCACCGGGCTGTCCCGCGACGAGCTGGCCGGGATCGCCGCCGATCTGGGCTCCGACGTGCCGTTTCTGATCTACGGCGGCACCGCGCTGGGCACCGGCCGGGGTGAGGCCGTGAGCCCCGTACTGGCACGCCCCACCTCCTGGTACTGGGTCGTGGCCATCGCCGACGGCGGCCTGTCCACCCCGGCCGCGTACCGCGAGCTGGACCGGCTCCGCGACTCCGGTGCGGCCGGCGCCCCGCTGGGCAGCACCGACGCGCTGCTGGGCGCGCTGCGCCAGCGCGACCCCCGGGTGCTCGCCCGTACGCTCGGCAACGATCTCCAGGACGCCGCGCTGGCCATGCGCCCGGCGCTGGCCGACACCCTCAAGGCCGGCGAGGCGGCCGGCGCGCTCACCGGCATCGTCTCCGGCTCCGGCCCGACCTGCGTCTTCCTCGCCGCCGGTGCGGCCGACGCGGAGCGGATCGCCGCCGAGTTGACCACCGCAGGCGTGTGCCGTGCGGCGCGGGTCGCGCACGGCCCGGTGGTCGGCGCCCGCGTCGTCTGACCCTGCTCAAGGTCAACTCCAGGGGCGACGTCGGCGCGTCCCGCCGCGACCTGGAGTTGACCAAGTCGCCGTCGGTGCCCCGGCGGGCGCCCGGGGCGTCCGCGTACCCTTGGGTCAGGCGTCCAGGTGCCCGCCGGCACCGGGACGCCTTGATCATGAAGGGTGGGAGTGTGGCCAACATCGTCAATCTGGACCGGGTGTCCAAGGGGTACGGCGCCGCCGGGCGGCTACTCACGGACGTCTCGCTCGGCCTGGACGACGCCGACCGGATCGGCGTGGTCGGCCTCAACGGTGCCGGCAAGTCCACCCTGCTGCGGTTGCTCACCAAGCAGGAGGACCCTGACGACGGCCGGGTCACCCATCGCCGCGACCTGCGGGTGCTCTGGCTGCCGCAGCAGCTCACCCTCGCCCCCGACGCCACCGTCCGGGACGTCGTGCTCGGCACCGCCTGGCTCGGCGAGGGCATGGGCGCCGAGCACGAGTGGGCCGGCGACGCCGGGGTGCGCGCCATCCTCGACGGCCTCGGCATGCCGCACCTGGGCCTCGACCAGCCGGTCGGCCCGATGTCCGGTGGCGAACGGCGCCGGGTCGCGCTCGCCGCGCTGCTCGTCCGCGACTCCGACCTGCTCATCCTCGACGAGCCCACCAACCACCTCGACGTCGGCGGCGTCGACTGGCTGGCCCGGCACCTGGTCGGCCGCAAGGGTGCCCTGGTCGTGGTCACCCACGATCGGTGGTTCCTGGACGCGGTCTGCACCAACACCTGGGAGGTCGCCGACCAGGCCGTCCGCGTGTACGAGGGCGGCTTCGCCGCCTGGATCCTCGCCCGAGCCGAGCGCGAACGCGTCGCCGCCGCCACCGAGGCCCGCCGGCAGAACCTGCTCCGCAAGGAGATCGCCTGGCTGCGCCGTGGTCCGCCCGCCCGCACCTCCAAGCCCCAGTTCCGCATCGACGCCGCCAACGCGTTGATCGCCGACGTGCCGCCGGCGCGGGACACCATGTCGCTGCAACGGATGGCCACCTCCCGGCTCGGCAAGCAGGTGTACGACCTGGAGAACGTCGAGCTGCTCGCCGGCCCCAAGGAGATCCTGCGCGACGTCACCTGGCAGGTCGGGCCGGGCGACCGGATCGCCATCCTCGGCGCCAACGGTGCCGGCAAGACCACACTGCTGCGGATGCTCGCCGGCATTACCCGCCCCGACGGCGGCCGCCTCGGCACCGGCTCCACCGTGCGTCCGGCCTTCCTGTCCCAGGAGCTCGCCGAGCTGCCCGGGCACCTGCGGGTGCTCGAAGCCGTGGAAGAGGTCGCCCGCCGGGTCCAGCTCGGCGACCGGGAGGTCTCCGCCGCCC
The nucleotide sequence above comes from Micromonospora sp. NBC_00389. Encoded proteins:
- a CDS encoding 4-(cytidine 5'-diphospho)-2-C-methyl-D-erythritol kinase encodes the protein MTEAWRPDEEDERRGASGPVKVRVPAKVNLHLGVGPLRRDGYHELNTVYHAISIYDELTARRGDTLTLTMEGEGTGELALDDTNLVIRAAHALAGYAGVLPHARLHLRKQIPLAGGLAGGSADAAAALVACDALWGTGLSRDELAGIAADLGSDVPFLIYGGTALGTGRGEAVSPVLARPTSWYWVVAIADGGLSTPAAYRELDRLRDSGAAGAPLGSTDALLGALRQRDPRVLARTLGNDLQDAALAMRPALADTLKAGEAAGALTGIVSGSGPTCVFLAAGAADAERIAAELTTAGVCRAARVAHGPVVGARVV
- a CDS encoding ABC-F family ATP-binding cassette domain-containing protein; the protein is MANIVNLDRVSKGYGAAGRLLTDVSLGLDDADRIGVVGLNGAGKSTLLRLLTKQEDPDDGRVTHRRDLRVLWLPQQLTLAPDATVRDVVLGTAWLGEGMGAEHEWAGDAGVRAILDGLGMPHLGLDQPVGPMSGGERRRVALAALLVRDSDLLILDEPTNHLDVGGVDWLARHLVGRKGALVVVTHDRWFLDAVCTNTWEVADQAVRVYEGGFAAWILARAERERVAAATEARRQNLLRKEIAWLRRGPPARTSKPQFRIDAANALIADVPPARDTMSLQRMATSRLGKQVYDLENVELLAGPKEILRDVTWQVGPGDRIAILGANGAGKTTLLRMLAGITRPDGGRLGTGSTVRPAFLSQELAELPGHLRVLEAVEEVARRVQLGDREVSAAQLAEVFGFDDRRLWTPVSDLSGGERRRLQMLRLLAGEPNVLLFDEPTNDLDTDTLAALEDLLDSWPGTIIVASHDRYLIERVTESAFGMFGDGRLVHLPGGVDEYLARTAERAGAPRAGATPTAAPTGPSAGGMSAAEVRQARKELTRLERQLGKLDQRETTLLDQLAADATDYARVAELDTQLKDLRAERERIEETWMTLAEDLPES